A single window of Jiangella alkaliphila DNA harbors:
- a CDS encoding peptidyl-tRNA hydrolase: MSEPAPDGGWAMQIVVHLPRPGSPEGDPPTRKALLEAVATAVGRLVDACYADGADPEWAAAIRHYEDGWIRKVVRRARGIGWRRVQDLPGVGVEHDGAGVRALLPGPADAVPDDVRKLQVGGTEAADDADEATPDGEYDDQPAAITVVTNPAVTMTAGKAAAQAGHAAQLAWHAMPSARRDDWAAAGCPVTVLAPTDSDWATALAGAAVVVRDGGLTEVRPGTTTAIAWW, translated from the coding sequence GTGAGCGAGCCCGCCCCCGACGGCGGGTGGGCGATGCAGATCGTCGTCCACCTGCCCCGGCCCGGCTCGCCCGAGGGCGACCCGCCCACCCGGAAGGCGCTGCTGGAGGCGGTCGCGACGGCGGTCGGCCGGCTGGTCGACGCGTGCTACGCCGACGGCGCCGACCCCGAGTGGGCCGCCGCGATCCGTCACTACGAGGACGGCTGGATCCGCAAGGTGGTCCGCCGCGCCCGCGGCATCGGCTGGCGGCGCGTCCAGGACCTGCCCGGCGTCGGTGTCGAGCACGACGGCGCCGGCGTGCGGGCGCTGCTGCCCGGCCCGGCCGACGCCGTCCCGGACGACGTGCGCAAGCTGCAGGTCGGCGGCACGGAGGCGGCGGACGATGCGGACGAGGCGACGCCGGACGGCGAGTACGACGACCAGCCCGCCGCGATCACCGTCGTCACGAACCCGGCAGTGACGATGACGGCGGGCAAGGCGGCCGCCCAGGCCGGGCACGCCGCCCAGCTCGCCTGGCACGCGATGCCGTCCGCCCGCCGCGACGACTGGGCCGCCGCCGGCTGCCCGGTCACCGTCCTCGCCCCGACGGACTCGGATTGGGCCACGGCGCTGGCCGGCGCCGCCGTCGTCGTCCGTGACGGCGGCCTGACCGAGGTCAGGCCGGGGACGACGACGGCGATCGCCTGGTGGTGA
- the rapZ gene encoding RNase adapter RapZ, whose amino-acid sequence MTDQGRPEASEKLDLLLVTGMSGAGKTAATAALDDIGWFVVDNLPPSLLMDLVTTVTQRTDLRRVAVVADVRGGVFFGELRGALDRLTEQGYRPTVLFIEAGDEALVRRFESARRPHPLQGGGRILEAIEREREELASLRVAADVVIDTSLLNPHELAGRVRSAFSAPEITGLRAIVISFGFKYGLPVDADMVADMRFLPNPHWVPHLRPQNGTDAEVSDYVLTQPGAEDFLEHYSELVAMVAPGYLHEGKRFVTIGIGCTGGKHRSVAMSEELAQRLRKQGIETLVVHRDLGRE is encoded by the coding sequence ATGACCGACCAGGGCCGTCCGGAGGCCTCGGAGAAGCTCGACCTGCTCCTGGTCACCGGCATGTCCGGTGCCGGGAAGACGGCGGCGACGGCTGCTCTCGACGACATCGGCTGGTTCGTCGTCGACAACCTGCCGCCGTCGTTGCTGATGGACCTCGTCACCACCGTCACCCAGCGCACCGACCTCCGCCGCGTCGCCGTCGTCGCCGACGTCCGCGGCGGCGTGTTCTTCGGCGAGCTGCGCGGCGCACTCGACCGCCTCACCGAGCAGGGCTACCGCCCGACCGTGCTGTTCATCGAGGCCGGCGACGAAGCCCTCGTCCGCCGGTTCGAGTCCGCGCGGCGGCCGCACCCGCTGCAGGGCGGCGGCCGCATCCTCGAGGCGATCGAGCGCGAGCGCGAAGAGCTGGCGTCGCTGCGGGTCGCCGCCGACGTCGTCATCGACACCTCGCTGCTCAACCCGCACGAGCTGGCCGGCCGGGTCCGGTCGGCGTTCTCGGCGCCCGAGATCACCGGGCTGCGGGCCATCGTCATCTCGTTCGGATTCAAGTACGGTCTGCCGGTGGACGCCGACATGGTCGCCGACATGCGCTTCCTGCCGAACCCGCACTGGGTGCCGCACCTGCGGCCGCAGAACGGCACGGACGCCGAGGTCAGCGACTACGTGCTGACCCAGCCGGGTGCCGAGGACTTCCTCGAGCACTACAGCGAGCTGGTCGCCATGGTGGCGCCCGGGTACCTGCACGAGGGCAAGCGGTTCGTCACCATCGGCATCGGCTGCACCGGCGGCAAGCACCGCAGCGTCGCGATGAGCGAAGAGCTCGCGCAGCGGCTGCGCAAACAGGGCATCGAGACCCTCGTGGTCCATCGCGATCTCGGACGGGAATGA
- a CDS encoding gluconeogenesis factor YvcK family protein yields the protein MTGTLTSTTGDVARGRLAGPKVVALGGGHGLAASLSALRRMAGRLTAVVTVADDGGSSGRLREELGVLPPGDLRMALAALCGDDDWGRTWARVLQHRFLSGGELHNHAAGNLLIVALWELLGGHVEGLDWVGRLLGAQGRVLPMALVPLTIEALVGVPAAEPGAPREIFTVTGQHEVATTEGDIVAVGLVPENPPACPEALEAIADADWVVLGPGSWFSSVVPHLLVPEIRDALVTTSARRAVTLNLSEEGGETTGFTPEMHLEVLGAYAPDLRLDLVIAERRSCPDEKLLRRIAGEMGAELVVADVADRDGTAQHDPVRLGRAYARTLGSGRIGPWR from the coding sequence ATGACGGGAACACTCACCAGCACGACGGGCGACGTCGCCCGCGGCCGGCTCGCCGGCCCGAAGGTGGTCGCCCTCGGCGGCGGGCACGGTCTGGCGGCGTCGCTGTCGGCCCTGCGCCGCATGGCCGGGCGGCTGACCGCCGTCGTCACCGTGGCCGACGACGGCGGCTCCAGCGGGCGGCTGCGCGAGGAGCTGGGCGTGCTGCCGCCCGGCGACCTGCGCATGGCGCTGGCCGCGCTCTGCGGTGACGACGACTGGGGCCGCACCTGGGCGCGGGTGCTGCAGCACCGGTTCCTCAGTGGGGGAGAGCTGCACAACCACGCGGCCGGCAACCTGCTCATCGTCGCGCTGTGGGAGCTGCTCGGCGGCCACGTCGAGGGCCTGGACTGGGTCGGCCGGCTGCTCGGCGCCCAGGGCCGCGTGCTGCCGATGGCACTGGTCCCGCTGACCATCGAGGCGCTGGTCGGCGTGCCGGCCGCGGAGCCCGGCGCGCCGCGCGAGATCTTCACCGTCACCGGCCAGCACGAGGTGGCGACGACCGAGGGCGACATCGTCGCGGTCGGGCTGGTCCCGGAGAACCCGCCGGCCTGCCCCGAGGCGCTGGAGGCCATCGCCGACGCCGACTGGGTGGTGCTCGGCCCCGGCTCCTGGTTCAGCAGCGTCGTGCCGCACCTGCTGGTCCCCGAGATCCGCGACGCCCTGGTGACGACGTCCGCGCGGCGGGCCGTCACGCTCAACCTGTCCGAGGAGGGCGGCGAGACCACCGGCTTCACCCCGGAGATGCACCTCGAGGTGCTCGGGGCGTACGCGCCGGACCTGCGGCTGGACCTCGTCATCGCCGAGCGGCGCTCCTGCCCGGACGAGAAACTGCTGCGCCGCATCGCCGGCGAGATGGGCGCCGAGCTGGTCGTCGCCGACGTCGCCGACCGCGACGGCACCGCCCAGCACGACCCCGTCCGGCTGGGCCGCGCCTACGCCCGGACGCTCGGCAGCGGCCGCATCGGCCCCTGGCGCTGA
- a CDS encoding mechanosensitive ion channel family protein, with the protein MRTENFVDQLGDSFSRLGSDIGDFVPRLLVALLLLLVGHWVAKLIRRLLTTGLEKVGAGRLTEAAGIENTLRQAGTNGVALIGQVAYFLIFVIFVQIAAEVLQIDELTSMLNRLIAYLPLVAVALLVLFVAAAIANWAANVVRPFADSRNMSWVSSAVRIGVLVVGVLAAFDTLDFAPSVTSKIENTLLQYLPLAILAAGTIAFGVGGINTAREWWRKLSPSNFDSPMGQAATAPSYDAPSYGAPSDQPADPPGPSLFGDEEPPPTEPRPGT; encoded by the coding sequence GTGCGAACAGAGAATTTCGTCGACCAACTCGGCGATTCGTTCAGCCGGCTCGGCTCCGACATCGGCGACTTCGTGCCGCGCCTCTTGGTCGCGCTGCTACTGCTGCTGGTCGGGCACTGGGTCGCCAAACTGATCCGGCGGCTGCTCACAACCGGCCTGGAAAAAGTCGGCGCCGGACGGCTGACCGAGGCGGCGGGCATCGAGAACACCTTGCGCCAGGCCGGCACGAATGGCGTGGCATTGATCGGTCAGGTGGCCTATTTCCTGATCTTCGTCATCTTCGTGCAGATCGCCGCCGAGGTGTTGCAGATCGACGAGCTCACGTCGATGCTGAATCGCCTGATCGCGTATCTGCCGTTGGTGGCCGTCGCGCTTCTGGTGTTGTTCGTGGCCGCCGCGATCGCGAACTGGGCGGCGAATGTCGTCCGGCCGTTCGCGGACAGCCGGAACATGAGCTGGGTCAGCAGCGCCGTGCGCATCGGCGTGCTGGTGGTCGGCGTCCTGGCGGCGTTCGACACGCTGGACTTCGCGCCGTCGGTGACGTCGAAGATCGAGAACACGCTGCTGCAGTACCTGCCGCTGGCGATCCTGGCCGCCGGCACCATCGCGTTCGGCGTGGGCGGCATCAACACCGCCCGCGAGTGGTGGCGCAAGCTGTCGCCGTCGAACTTCGACTCGCCGATGGGTCAGGCCGCCACGGCGCCGTCCTACGACGCACCGTCGTACGGCGCGCCGTCGGACCAGCCGGCCGACCCGCCGGGTCCGTCGCTGTTCGGCGACGAGGAGCCGCCGCCCACGGAGCCGCGTCCGGGCACCTGA
- the gap gene encoding type I glyceraldehyde-3-phosphate dehydrogenase, translated as MTVRVGINGFGRIGRNFARAVFAQGGGDIEIVGANDLTDTKTLAHLLKYDSILGTLADVSYDGDTISAGGQSFKVLTERDPAQLPWKELGADVVLESTGFFTDATKAKAHVDGGAQKVVISAPAKNEDVTVVMGVNENEYDPAAHTIISNASCTTNCLAPLAKVLHDTFTIERGLMTTVHAYTADQNLQDGPHKDLRRARAAALSIVPTSTGAAKAIGLVLPELKGKLDGFALRVPVPTGSATDLTVTLSREVTLDEVNAAYKAAAEGALAGYLRYTEDEIVSADIVTDPASCIYDSGLTRVNGDQVKVVGWYDNEWGYSNRLVDLVRYVGTSL; from the coding sequence ATGACCGTACGTGTAGGCATCAACGGCTTCGGCCGGATCGGCCGCAACTTCGCCCGCGCGGTCTTCGCGCAGGGCGGCGGCGACATCGAGATCGTCGGCGCCAACGACCTCACCGACACCAAGACGCTCGCGCATCTGCTCAAGTACGACTCCATCCTCGGCACGCTCGCCGACGTCAGCTACGACGGCGACACCATCAGCGCCGGCGGCCAGTCGTTCAAGGTGCTGACCGAGCGCGACCCCGCCCAGCTGCCCTGGAAGGAGCTCGGCGCCGACGTCGTCCTCGAGTCCACCGGCTTCTTCACCGACGCCACCAAGGCGAAGGCGCACGTCGACGGCGGCGCGCAGAAGGTCGTCATCTCCGCCCCGGCGAAGAACGAGGACGTCACCGTCGTCATGGGCGTCAACGAGAACGAGTACGACCCCGCCGCGCACACCATCATCTCCAACGCGTCCTGCACCACGAACTGCCTGGCCCCGCTGGCCAAGGTGCTGCACGACACGTTCACCATCGAGCGCGGCCTCATGACGACGGTGCACGCCTACACCGCCGACCAGAACCTGCAGGACGGCCCGCACAAGGACCTGCGCCGGGCCCGCGCCGCCGCGCTGAGCATCGTCCCCACCAGCACCGGTGCGGCCAAGGCCATCGGCCTGGTGCTGCCCGAGCTCAAGGGCAAGCTCGACGGCTTCGCCCTGCGCGTCCCGGTGCCCACCGGCTCGGCCACCGACCTCACCGTCACGCTGTCGCGCGAGGTCACCCTCGACGAGGTCAACGCCGCGTACAAGGCGGCCGCCGAGGGCGCACTGGCCGGCTACCTGCGCTACACCGAGGACGAGATCGTCTCCGCCGACATCGTCACCGACCCCGCGTCGTGCATCTACGACTCCGGCCTGACCCGCGTCAATGGCGACCAGGTCAAGGTCGTGGGCTGGTACGACAACGAGTGGGGCTACTCCAACCGGCTGGTCGACCTGGTTCGCTACGTCGGCACGTCGCTCTGA
- the whiA gene encoding DNA-binding protein WhiA translates to MAMTASVKDELARLEVTRTCCRKAEVSSLLRFAGGLHIVSGKIVIEAELDTGVAARRLRRDIAEVFGHDSDLAMVAAGGLRKGSRYMVRVVRDGERLARQTGLIDGSGRPVRGLPPQVVNGADHDAEAAWRGAFLAHGSLTEPGRSSALEVTCPGPEAALALVGAARRLAISAKARDVRGTDRVVVRDGDAIGALLTRLGAHDSVLAWEERRMRREVRATANRLANFDDANLRRSARAAVAAGARVERALEILGEDVPEHLQKAGLLRLENKQASLEELGQLSDPPMTKDAVAGRIRRLLAMADRKAADDGIPDTEANLTPDMLAP, encoded by the coding sequence ATGGCGATGACAGCATCCGTGAAGGACGAGCTGGCTCGCCTCGAGGTGACAAGGACGTGCTGCCGCAAGGCTGAGGTGTCGTCGCTGCTGCGCTTTGCCGGCGGCCTGCACATCGTCAGTGGGAAGATCGTCATCGAGGCCGAGTTGGATACGGGGGTCGCGGCCCGCAGGCTGCGACGTGACATAGCGGAGGTGTTCGGCCACGACAGCGACCTCGCGATGGTCGCGGCCGGTGGGTTGCGCAAGGGGAGCCGTTACATGGTGCGCGTCGTGCGCGACGGTGAACGGCTGGCGCGCCAGACGGGGTTGATCGACGGCAGCGGGCGGCCGGTCCGCGGGCTGCCGCCGCAGGTGGTGAACGGCGCCGACCACGACGCCGAGGCGGCGTGGCGGGGCGCGTTCCTCGCGCACGGGTCGCTGACCGAGCCGGGGCGCAGCTCCGCGCTCGAGGTCACCTGCCCGGGGCCCGAGGCGGCGCTAGCGCTGGTCGGCGCGGCGCGGCGGCTGGCGATCTCGGCCAAGGCGCGCGACGTCCGGGGCACCGACCGCGTGGTGGTGCGCGACGGCGACGCCATCGGCGCGCTGCTGACCCGACTGGGCGCCCACGACAGCGTGCTGGCCTGGGAGGAACGGCGCATGCGCCGCGAGGTCCGGGCCACGGCGAACCGGCTGGCCAACTTCGACGACGCCAACCTGCGCCGGTCCGCGCGGGCTGCCGTCGCCGCGGGGGCGCGGGTCGAGCGGGCGCTGGAGATCCTCGGCGAGGACGTCCCCGAGCACCTGCAGAAGGCCGGCCTGCTGCGGCTGGAGAACAAGCAGGCCAGCCTCGAAGAGCTGGGCCAGCTGTCCGACCCGCCGATGACCAAGGACGCCGTGGCCGGCCGCATCCGCCGGCTGCTCGCCATGGCCGACCGCAAGGCCGCCGACGACGGCATCCCCGACACCGAGGCGAACCTCACCCCGGACATGCTCGCCCCGTGA
- the uvrC gene encoding excinuclease ABC subunit UvrC, whose amino-acid sequence MADPTTYRPAPGSIPVEPGVYRFSDARGRVIYVGKAKSLRSRLSSYFQDLSALHPRTFAMVTTAAKVEWTVVRTEVEALQLEYSWIKEFDPRFNVRYRDDKSYPYLAVTLNEEFPRAMVMRGAKKRGVRYFGPYAHAWAIRESLDQLLRVFPVRSCSKGVFNRSKQIGRPCLLGYIGKCSAPCVGRVDADEHRDIADDLVAFLEGKTAGYIRRLEKEMKGAAAELDFERAARLRDDIAALDRAMEANAVVLGDGTDADVVALAEDALEVAVQVFYVRGGRVRGQRGWVADKSDDVPAGELVERFLLQLYGELDGEVAVPREVLVPALPADAGEAAALTELLTELRGGRVDIRVPQRGDKRALLQTVAANAKQSLNLHKTKRASDLTTRSRALQEVQEALELDEPPLRIECYDISNLAGTEVVASMVVFEDGLPRKSEYRKFTVRGEQGGTDDVASIREVLIRRFRRLRESHQADQDEAAADGTETAEAGIAAPELRPGIDPETGRPRKFAYAPGLVVVDGGQPQVNAARQAMDEAGVSDIPVVGLAKRLEEVWPPDSDHPIILPRTSEGLYLLQRVRDEAHRFAITFHRQRRSTSMVDSLLDGVPGLGPARRKALMKEFGSLKRLRAATMEQIAEVPGFGPATAQAVVDALAERPAVPAVNTATGEILDP is encoded by the coding sequence GTGGCCGATCCGACGACGTACCGTCCGGCCCCGGGGTCGATCCCGGTGGAGCCCGGGGTCTACCGCTTCAGCGACGCCAGGGGCCGCGTCATCTACGTCGGCAAGGCCAAGAGCCTGCGGTCGCGGCTGTCGTCGTACTTCCAGGACCTCTCCGCCCTGCACCCGCGCACGTTCGCCATGGTCACCACCGCGGCCAAGGTCGAGTGGACGGTCGTGCGCACCGAGGTCGAGGCGCTGCAGCTGGAGTACTCCTGGATCAAGGAGTTCGACCCGCGGTTCAACGTCCGCTACCGCGACGACAAGTCCTATCCGTACCTCGCGGTCACGCTGAACGAGGAGTTCCCGCGGGCCATGGTCATGCGCGGGGCGAAGAAGCGCGGCGTCCGCTACTTCGGCCCGTACGCCCACGCGTGGGCCATCCGCGAGTCGCTCGACCAGCTGCTGCGGGTGTTCCCGGTGCGCAGCTGCTCCAAAGGGGTGTTCAACCGGTCGAAGCAGATCGGCCGGCCGTGCCTGCTCGGCTACATCGGCAAGTGCTCCGCGCCGTGCGTCGGCCGGGTCGACGCCGACGAGCACCGCGACATCGCCGACGACCTCGTCGCGTTCCTCGAGGGCAAGACGGCGGGCTACATCCGGCGGCTGGAGAAGGAGATGAAGGGCGCCGCGGCGGAACTCGACTTCGAGCGGGCCGCCCGGCTGCGCGACGACATCGCCGCACTCGACCGCGCCATGGAGGCCAACGCCGTCGTGCTCGGCGACGGCACCGACGCCGACGTCGTCGCACTGGCCGAGGACGCGCTCGAGGTCGCCGTCCAGGTGTTCTACGTGCGCGGCGGACGGGTCCGCGGGCAGCGCGGCTGGGTCGCCGACAAGTCCGACGACGTCCCCGCCGGCGAGTTGGTCGAGCGGTTCCTGCTGCAGCTCTACGGCGAGCTGGACGGCGAGGTGGCGGTGCCGCGCGAGGTGCTGGTGCCGGCGCTGCCCGCCGACGCCGGTGAGGCGGCCGCGCTGACCGAGCTGCTGACGGAGTTGCGCGGCGGCCGGGTCGACATCCGGGTGCCGCAGCGCGGCGACAAGCGGGCGCTGCTGCAAACCGTCGCCGCCAACGCCAAGCAGTCGCTCAACCTGCACAAGACGAAGCGGGCCAGCGACCTCACCACCCGCAGCCGGGCGCTCCAGGAGGTCCAGGAGGCGCTCGAGCTGGACGAGCCGCCGCTGCGCATCGAGTGCTACGACATCTCCAACCTGGCCGGCACCGAGGTGGTCGCGTCCATGGTGGTGTTCGAGGACGGCCTGCCGCGCAAGAGCGAGTACCGCAAGTTCACCGTCCGCGGCGAGCAGGGCGGCACCGACGACGTCGCGTCCATCCGTGAGGTGCTGATCCGCCGGTTCCGCCGGCTGCGCGAGTCCCACCAGGCCGACCAGGACGAGGCCGCGGCCGACGGCACCGAGACCGCCGAGGCCGGCATCGCCGCGCCGGAGCTGCGCCCCGGCATCGACCCCGAGACCGGCCGGCCGCGCAAGTTCGCCTACGCTCCCGGCCTGGTGGTCGTCGACGGCGGCCAGCCGCAGGTCAACGCGGCCCGGCAGGCCATGGACGAGGCCGGCGTCAGCGACATCCCGGTCGTCGGACTGGCCAAGCGCCTGGAGGAGGTGTGGCCGCCCGACTCCGACCACCCGATCATCCTGCCGCGCACCAGCGAGGGCCTCTATCTGCTGCAGCGGGTCCGCGACGAAGCGCACCGGTTCGCCATCACGTTCCACCGGCAGCGCCGCTCCACCTCCATGGTCGACAGCCTGCTCGACGGCGTGCCCGGCCTCGGCCCGGCGCGGCGCAAGGCGCTCATGAAAGAGTTCGGCTCGCTGAAACGGCTCCGAGCTGCGACCATGGAGCAGATCGCGGAGGTCCCCGGCTTCGGTCCTGCGACGGCGCAGGCGGTGGTCGACGCGCTGGCGGAGCGCCCGGCCGTCCCGGCCGTGAACACCGCAACCGGCGAGATCCTCGATCCGTGA
- a CDS encoding flotillin family protein — MNETTITVIGLVVLLVLIVLLITSRYKVAGPNEAYIVTGRRGKAVRNVETGIISTDLSGQRVVMGGGTFVIPFVQKLHILDLSSRRLSVQIRGAVSGQGVKLNVEGVAIVKVGGNEDQIRASAQRFLTQQEEVETFTQEVLAGALRSIVGGLSVEQIIRDRAAFAQRVADESENSLTGQGLVLDTFQIQDITDDGSYLSDLGRPEAARIGQEAAIAEANARQAAEQARILAEEEIAVSQRGLALRQAEILAETDAASARAAAAGPLAQADQDQAILAEQEKVAVRQAALTERQLDTQVRKPADAARYRVEQEAEAKRNSDIAEAEARKAAAIAAAEGRAEEARLVGESEKARRAALAEAEAIEGAKRGEAEKARRVAEADAVRAEGDAEASSILARGHAEAEAMDKRAEAFAHYNEAAVLQMLIEVLPSIAREVSAPISAIDKLTVVSTDGVGSLPRQVTDNVVQTIEMLKNATGLDLDQLIKSAASGAVGRLGGPASDGAAPPDGVTVTQP, encoded by the coding sequence ATGAACGAAACGACCATCACCGTCATCGGCCTCGTCGTCCTCCTGGTCCTGATCGTCCTGCTGATCACCAGCCGGTACAAGGTGGCCGGGCCCAACGAGGCCTACATCGTCACCGGCCGGCGCGGCAAGGCGGTGCGCAACGTCGAGACCGGCATCATCTCCACCGACCTGTCCGGGCAGCGGGTCGTGATGGGCGGCGGCACGTTCGTCATCCCGTTCGTCCAGAAGCTGCACATCCTCGACCTCTCCAGCCGCCGGCTGTCGGTGCAGATCCGCGGCGCCGTGTCGGGCCAGGGCGTCAAGCTCAACGTCGAGGGCGTCGCCATCGTGAAGGTCGGCGGCAACGAGGACCAGATCCGGGCCTCCGCGCAGCGCTTCCTCACCCAGCAGGAAGAGGTCGAGACGTTCACGCAGGAGGTCCTGGCCGGCGCGCTGCGCTCCATCGTCGGCGGCCTCAGCGTCGAGCAGATCATCCGCGACCGCGCCGCGTTCGCCCAGCGCGTCGCCGACGAGTCGGAGAACTCGCTCACCGGGCAGGGCCTGGTCCTCGACACGTTCCAGATCCAGGACATCACCGACGACGGCAGCTACCTGTCCGACCTGGGCCGGCCCGAGGCCGCCCGCATCGGGCAGGAGGCGGCCATCGCCGAGGCCAACGCCCGGCAGGCCGCCGAGCAGGCCCGCATCCTGGCCGAGGAGGAGATCGCCGTCTCTCAGCGCGGGCTGGCGCTACGGCAGGCCGAGATCCTGGCCGAGACCGACGCTGCGTCGGCACGGGCGGCCGCCGCCGGGCCGCTGGCCCAGGCCGACCAGGACCAGGCGATCCTCGCCGAGCAGGAGAAGGTCGCCGTCCGCCAGGCGGCGCTGACCGAACGGCAGCTCGACACCCAGGTGCGCAAGCCCGCCGACGCCGCGCGGTACCGCGTCGAGCAGGAGGCCGAGGCCAAGCGGAACTCCGACATCGCCGAGGCCGAGGCGCGCAAGGCCGCCGCCATCGCCGCCGCGGAGGGCCGCGCCGAGGAGGCCCGGCTGGTCGGTGAGTCGGAGAAGGCGCGGCGCGCGGCGCTGGCCGAGGCCGAGGCCATCGAGGGCGCCAAGCGCGGTGAGGCCGAGAAGGCGCGCCGGGTCGCCGAGGCCGACGCGGTCCGCGCCGAGGGCGACGCCGAGGCGTCGTCGATCCTCGCCCGCGGCCACGCCGAGGCGGAGGCCATGGACAAGCGCGCCGAGGCGTTCGCCCACTACAACGAGGCCGCGGTGCTGCAGATGCTGATCGAGGTGCTGCCGAGCATCGCCCGCGAGGTGTCGGCGCCGATCAGCGCGATCGACAAGCTGACAGTGGTGTCGACCGACGGCGTCGGCTCGCTGCCGCGGCAGGTCACCGACAACGTCGTCCAGACCATCGAGATGCTGAAGAACGCGACCGGCCTCGACCTCGACCAGCTGATCAAGAGCGCCGCGTCGGGCGCGGTCGGCCGGCTCGGCGGGCCTGCGTCCGACGGTGCAGCGCCTCCGGACGGCGTGACCGTGACGCAGCCCTGA
- a CDS encoding QcrA and Rieske domain-containing protein translates to MEQHHTATTLTREADGHQADGDHRGDHTGSDHAGCGRCIGRRTALMGMGAVGVAGLLAACGGGDDEPSTGGAPSATTEPSAEPPSSEATTPAEPAPEATTPAEEEPAGEAIATTADVPVGSGFINDSAGVVVTQPAAGTFVAFSATCTHQGCAVTTVADGLITCDCHGSQYNVADGSVARGPAEQPLPPVAIVVDGDQILAG, encoded by the coding sequence ATGGAGCAGCACCACACGGCAACCACCCTGACCCGCGAGGCGGACGGCCACCAGGCCGATGGCGACCACCGCGGCGACCACACCGGCAGTGACCACGCCGGCTGTGGCCGCTGCATCGGCCGCCGCACCGCCTTGATGGGCATGGGCGCCGTCGGCGTCGCGGGCCTGCTGGCCGCCTGCGGCGGGGGCGACGACGAGCCGAGCACCGGCGGCGCGCCGTCCGCGACCACCGAGCCCAGCGCCGAGCCTCCGTCCAGCGAGGCCACCACACCGGCCGAGCCGGCGCCGGAGGCGACGACGCCCGCGGAGGAGGAGCCGGCCGGCGAGGCGATCGCCACCACCGCCGACGTGCCGGTGGGCAGCGGGTTCATCAACGACAGCGCCGGGGTCGTGGTGACCCAGCCCGCGGCGGGCACGTTCGTCGCCTTCAGCGCCACCTGCACGCATCAGGGCTGCGCGGTCACCACGGTCGCCGACGGCCTGATCACCTGCGACTGCCACGGCAGCCAGTACAACGTCGCCGACGGCTCGGTCGCACGCGGCCCGGCCGAGCAGCCGCTGCCGCCGGTCGCGATCGTCGTCGACGGCGACCAGATCCTGGCCGGCTGA